A portion of the Chlamydia caviae GPIC genome contains these proteins:
- a CDS encoding metal ABC transporter permease produces MISFFDHILPALLLPSLLAALGASIAGGVVGTYIVVKRIVSISGSISHSILGGIGLTLWIQYRLNLEFSPMYGAVIGAIILAICIGKIHLKYQEREDALIAMIWSVGMAIGIIFISQLPAFNSELVNFLFGNILWVTTGDLYSLGILDVIVLATVALCHTRFLALCFDEKYMMLSRYSVQTWYFLLLILTAITIVMLIYIMGVILMLSMLVLPISIACRFSHRMIHIMIISVLLNILCSFSGIVLAYALDFPAGPTIAILMGIVYTLSLFVKRLLSKSTPSPVSPDNITNCSDGKSL; encoded by the coding sequence ATGATTTCTTTTTTTGATCATATCCTCCCAGCGTTACTTCTCCCATCGTTACTTGCAGCTTTAGGAGCCTCTATCGCTGGGGGCGTTGTAGGAACATATATCGTAGTCAAACGCATCGTTTCTATTAGTGGGAGTATCTCCCACTCTATTTTAGGAGGGATTGGTCTCACCTTATGGATCCAATACCGGCTAAATCTTGAGTTTTCTCCCATGTACGGAGCGGTAATCGGAGCAATAATCCTCGCAATCTGCATTGGGAAAATTCATCTCAAGTATCAAGAAAGAGAGGATGCCCTCATTGCTATGATTTGGTCTGTAGGGATGGCGATTGGGATTATCTTTATCTCTCAATTACCGGCTTTTAATTCAGAGTTAGTGAATTTCCTTTTTGGGAATATTCTTTGGGTAACCACCGGAGATCTCTATAGTTTGGGGATATTAGACGTTATTGTTCTGGCAACTGTAGCGCTCTGCCATACACGATTTCTCGCCTTATGTTTCGATGAGAAATACATGATGCTCAGTCGCTACTCTGTACAAACGTGGTACTTTCTTTTGCTAATCTTAACAGCAATTACCATCGTTATGCTAATTTACATCATGGGCGTTATCTTAATGCTAAGCATGCTTGTTTTGCCTATATCGATTGCTTGTAGGTTTTCCCATAGAATGATTCATATTATGATCATTTCCGTTCTCTTAAACATTTTATGCTCATTTTCCGGAATCGTTCTTGCCTACGCCTTGGATTTCCCTGCAGGACCAACAATCGCTATTTTGATGGGTATTGTTTATACACTCAGTCTATTTGTGAAAAGGCTGTTGAGCAAATCTACTCCTTCTCCAGTAAGTCCAGATAACATCACGAACTGCTCAGACGGAAAGAGCCTTTGA
- a CDS encoding metal ABC transporter ATP-binding protein, with product MTVQILVKDLSFRYGPKSPWIINKVSFMIHEGDFVGIIGPNGGGKTTLAMLMLKLLKPTLGTLKTFSTCKKESELTIGWVPQHFSYDFSFPISVKEVVLSGRLSFLRWHGKYAKCDHEFAEQALETVGLLHHKDRCFSHLSGGQIQRVLLARALASHPKLLILDEPTANIDPENQQRILQILSELNDRCTILMITHDLHHTTSHFNKVFYMSRTLTTLTNTPTIPQEFCCDSFDKKVDL from the coding sequence ATGACAGTACAAATACTTGTTAAGGATCTTTCTTTCCGTTATGGACCGAAAAGCCCCTGGATCATCAATAAAGTCTCCTTCATGATTCATGAAGGAGACTTTGTCGGTATTATAGGCCCCAATGGTGGAGGGAAAACAACCTTAGCTATGCTCATGCTAAAGTTATTAAAACCTACACTAGGAACTCTAAAAACATTTTCTACATGTAAAAAAGAATCCGAGTTAACCATTGGTTGGGTCCCCCAGCACTTCTCCTACGACTTTTCCTTCCCCATTTCTGTAAAAGAGGTTGTGCTATCAGGAAGACTTTCTTTTCTTCGCTGGCATGGGAAATATGCTAAATGCGATCATGAATTTGCTGAGCAAGCCCTAGAAACAGTAGGTCTTTTACACCATAAGGATAGGTGCTTTTCTCACCTATCTGGAGGACAGATACAAAGAGTACTCCTGGCTAGAGCTCTGGCATCTCATCCTAAATTACTCATTCTTGATGAACCTACAGCAAATATCGATCCTGAAAATCAACAACGCATTCTACAGATTCTCTCAGAACTTAATGATCGCTGTACAATTCTCATGATCACCCATGATTTACATCATACAACTAGTCACTTCAATAAAGTATTTTATATGAGTAGAACTCTAACAACACTCACAAATACCCCAACGATACCTCAAGAGTTTTGCTGTGATTCTTTCGACAAAAAGGTTGATCTATGA
- a CDS encoding metal ABC transporter solute-binding protein, Zn/Mn family, translating into MRRIYIFLLFFFCCSHAFGDSKLEHKHVLVSIVPYKFLVEQIAGDTCEVCSIVTNNYDPHTYELSPRHMEKLLRAQLWFRMGENFEKACEKNVSCPQVDLNKNVQVIPGYTGCAQHFHSFDTHTWLSPKNLKIQVASIVEALCLHFPEHTALYQNNGEKLLKTLEALDIEIQEITSAAKQRHILVAHGAFGYFCRDYNFFQHVVEKSNHADPSPKDVIRTAQSIREHGISSMILLRHAGKRSSAMLAERFHMDTVNLDPYEEHVINNLKTIATTLANL; encoded by the coding sequence ATGCGTAGAATATATATCTTTCTTTTGTTCTTCTTTTGCTGTTCACACGCTTTTGGAGACTCTAAACTAGAACACAAACATGTTCTCGTTAGTATAGTTCCTTATAAGTTCCTTGTTGAACAGATAGCGGGGGATACTTGTGAGGTATGCTCTATAGTTACTAATAACTATGATCCTCATACCTATGAATTATCTCCCCGTCATATGGAAAAACTTCTTCGTGCGCAACTTTGGTTTCGTATGGGAGAGAATTTCGAGAAGGCCTGTGAAAAAAATGTTTCTTGTCCTCAAGTAGATCTCAATAAAAATGTTCAAGTCATTCCTGGGTATACGGGATGCGCACAGCACTTTCACAGCTTTGATACCCACACCTGGCTAAGTCCGAAAAATTTAAAAATACAAGTCGCCTCTATTGTAGAAGCTCTATGTTTGCATTTTCCAGAACATACCGCGCTATATCAAAATAACGGAGAAAAGCTACTTAAAACTCTAGAAGCTTTAGATATAGAGATTCAGGAAATCACCTCTGCTGCTAAGCAGCGTCATATTTTAGTCGCACATGGAGCCTTTGGTTATTTCTGCAGAGATTACAATTTTTTCCAACATGTTGTTGAAAAGAGCAATCATGCTGACCCCTCTCCAAAAGATGTTATCCGCACGGCTCAAAGTATTCGAGAGCATGGGATTTCTTCTATGATTTTACTTCGTCATGCCGGTAAGCGTAGTAGCGCTATGCTTGCTGAACGCTTCCACATGGATACAGTAAACTTAGATCCCTATGAAGAACACGTTATAAATAACCTGAAAACCATAGCAACAACCCTTGCTAATTTATGA
- the thiE gene encoding thiamine phosphate synthase, protein MEEDFFKLILITDRQNIPMEEYLDFVSACVQSGVTAVQLREKGLSHRELLSFGGALKSILDPLDIPLIVSDSVSVCLDLDASGVHLGQTDGDVIEARELLGPDKIIGWNVHTLDQLLNANTLPIDYLGLSALFATENKPEATDLWGFSGLEQAVSLCEHPIVAVGGIDESNAGNVVEAGAAGIAAIGAFHSAHNPGLATKALREIVDRGLRC, encoded by the coding sequence TTGGAAGAAGACTTTTTCAAACTCATTCTAATCACCGATAGACAAAACATCCCTATGGAGGAATACCTGGACTTTGTATCCGCTTGCGTGCAATCGGGAGTGACTGCAGTTCAACTTCGTGAAAAGGGACTTTCGCATAGGGAGCTTCTAAGTTTTGGAGGAGCATTAAAATCCATTTTAGACCCTTTGGATATCCCTTTAATTGTTAGCGATAGCGTATCTGTATGTTTAGATTTGGATGCTTCAGGTGTCCATTTAGGACAAACAGATGGGGATGTTATAGAAGCTAGAGAGCTTCTAGGCCCTGATAAAATTATAGGATGGAATGTCCATACTCTTGATCAGCTGCTCAACGCTAATACTTTACCCATTGATTATTTAGGATTAAGTGCGTTGTTTGCGACTGAGAATAAGCCTGAAGCTACTGATCTTTGGGGTTTTTCTGGTTTAGAGCAAGCCGTTTCTCTATGTGAACACCCTATAGTTGCCGTTGGCGGTATTGATGAAAGTAATGCCGGAAATGTTGTAGAAGCTGGTGCTGCGGGGATTGCCGCTATAGGCGCATTCCATTCTGCGCACAATCCAGGTTTAGCAACAAAAGCACTAAGAGAAATTGTTGATAGGGGACTTAGATGCTAG
- the thiM gene encoding hydroxyethylthiazole kinase, with translation MLEQMYEALQRLRKEKPVILNITNYVSMDFLANCFLAIGASPIMSVSDLELEELIGLSSAVYLNIGTLDHLFIQRSYRAVDIAIRQNKPIIFDPVGSGTTKIRTEVSHHLLAHSTIVRGNASKILSFGDLSIKTRGVDSANTTHDAKETAIALANECLCGCAIAVTGAVDFITDGKRSATIELGDPLMSHVTGMGCSLTGVLAAFRSVIDDSFEAARLGVEYFSLCGMLARERCEGPGLFKAYFLDELYAADFDRMRRYYEQ, from the coding sequence ATGCTAGAGCAGATGTATGAAGCATTGCAACGTTTAAGAAAGGAAAAGCCTGTAATTTTAAATATTACAAACTACGTTTCTATGGATTTCCTCGCCAATTGCTTTCTAGCTATTGGAGCATCACCTATTATGAGTGTCTCTGATTTAGAGTTGGAAGAGTTAATAGGACTGAGTTCTGCGGTTTATCTGAACATTGGGACTTTAGATCATCTATTTATCCAAAGATCTTACAGAGCAGTAGATATTGCTATCAGGCAAAACAAGCCGATAATTTTTGATCCGGTAGGTTCAGGGACGACAAAAATTAGAACAGAGGTTTCCCATCATCTTCTTGCCCACTCTACGATTGTTCGAGGAAATGCTAGTAAGATTCTTTCTTTCGGAGATCTTTCTATAAAAACACGTGGTGTAGATTCTGCTAACACCACGCATGATGCTAAAGAAACAGCAATTGCTTTAGCTAATGAATGTTTATGTGGTTGTGCTATTGCTGTTACCGGCGCTGTAGATTTTATTACTGATGGGAAGCGTAGTGCAACTATAGAGCTGGGAGATCCGTTAATGTCTCATGTTACGGGCATGGGGTGTTCTTTAACAGGAGTCCTTGCTGCGTTTAGATCAGTAATTGACGATTCTTTTGAAGCTGCACGATTAGGTGTAGAATACTTCTCTCTTTGTGGCATGTTGGCTCGTGAGCGTTGTGAAGGTCCTGGGCTATTCAAAGCCTATTTTCTTGATGAACTCTACGCTGCGGACTTTGATAGAATGCGTCGTTATTACGAGCAATAG